The following coding sequences lie in one Rutidosis leptorrhynchoides isolate AG116_Rl617_1_P2 chromosome 4, CSIRO_AGI_Rlap_v1, whole genome shotgun sequence genomic window:
- the LOC139842775 gene encoding cyclin-A1-4-like, translated as MMFFFSCDPKINPSPFHPSNFNSITMFLHVGSKNVDFHGHNTSLSVLSKLGLEIKLLTAAQNAMKQTLQMESSALHSFKFEMKAPTFIYFLTRFVHHAQGVNEKSSTLRDYTQYQPYDWYECVKALHALVKEYPNSTLPPIRQIYYSQHKMVPSRLDSKEAYLNSNLNGNGTGSNVCIREILMETETGEKIVVNLDVDSFCAPLSATIDWQIYQNFRATEAKDRPKVDYMEEVQEEIDPEKRARLVNFLVGVSDNLELLPHTLYLTINYVDRYLSAVSIDTQSFQLLGVACLMIASKYEEIYPSEMDVFLLMCPDDYKAEDIEKMQYLVLDTLDFDLYVVTVEPFLRRFVLAVAQGVNEEEKAPLKCLAYYISEFSLLEYDMLCYPPSLVAASAIFLARYVLFPSHKPWNSTLRDYTQYQPSDLYECVKALHALVTECPNPKLPEIRENYSKDEYKCVADKYSCPPTTPLEHFHNISTPQLSY; from the exons atgatgttCTTCTTCTCTTGTGACCCTAAAATAAACCCTAGCCCCTTTCATCCATCAAATTTCAATTCAATAACAATG TTCCTTCACGTCGGCAGTAAGAACGTCGACTTCCATGGCCATAATACGTCACTTTCGGTTCTCAGTAAGTTAGGGCTTGAAATTAAACTCTTGACAGCTGCACAAAACGCCATGAAACAg ACGTTGCAAATGGAATCTTCGGCTCTGCATTCCTTCAAGTTTGAAATGAAGGCCCCAACATTTATATATTTTTTGACAAGATTTGTTCATCATGCTCAAGGTGTAAACGAG AAATCATCGACTTTAAGGGATTATACTCAGTACCAACCATATGATTGGTATGAGTGTGTAAAAGCTCTGCATGCACTTGTTAAGGAATACCCAAATTCTACCTTGCCACCAATCAGACAAATTTATTATAGCCAACATAAG ATGGTACCAAGTAGGCTGGATTCGAAGGAAGCGTATTTAAATTCAAATCTTAATGGTAATGGGACGGGTAGTAATGTGTGCATAAGAGAGATACTTATGGAGACGGAGACTGGTGAAAAGATTGTTGTAAATCTGGATGTTGATTCCTTCTGTGCACCGTTGTCTGCGACTATTGATTGGCAAATTTATCAGAATTTTAGAGCTACTGAG GCAAAGGACAGGCCTAAAGTTGATTACATGGAGGAGGTGCAGGAAGAGATTGATCCGGAAAAGCGTGCACGTCTAGTTAATTTTCTTGTTGGG GTATCTGATAACCTTGAACTCCTGCCTCATACATTGTATTTGACTATCAACTACGTAGACCGTTACCTTTCTGCCGTTTCAATAGATACACAAAGTTTTCAATTGCTTGGTGTGGCCTGCCTGATGATAGCTTC GAAATATGAGGAGATATATCCATCCGAAATGGATGTCTTCCTCCTTATGTGTCCCGACGACTACAAAGCTGAAGACATAGAGAAAATGCAATATTTGGTTCTGGAtaccttggattttgatttgtatgTCGTAACCGTTGAACCTTTTTTGAGAAGATTTGTTCTTGCTGTTGCTCAAGGTGTAAATGAGGAG GAGAAGGCTCCTTTAAAGTGTTTGGCATACTACATATCTGAATTCTCTCTTTTGGAGTATGATATGCTTTGTTATCCTCCTTCTCTTGTTGCTGCATCTGCTATTTTCTTAGCAAGATATGTGCTTTTTCCATCACACAAACCTTGG AATTCGACTCTAAGGGATTATACTCAGTACCAACCATCAGATTTGTACGAGTGTGTAAAAGCTCTCCATGCACTTGTTACTGAATGCCCAAATCCCAAATTGCCAGAAATCAGAGAAAATTACAGTAAAGATGAG TACAAGTGCGTAGCAGACAAGTATTCTTGTCCTCCAACGACACCacttgagcattttcacaatattagcACACCTCAGCTCAGCTACTAG